From Sphingobacterium bambusae:
GAGTATTGAAAGGGCGCTATCTGGGTAAAATAGACGGGGAGCTTATCCTCGTTCCAGAGCTTACGCCAGCTTTTGATCAGCGTCTTGAATTTATAGGCATAGTCGATATTTTCTTTTAGAAACACATTGGTTTCTCCCTGATACCAGAGCAATCCCTTGAGCGTATAGGGTGCGAGGGGAGCGATCATCGATTCGAAAAACTTGCCTGGGTCGCCACCGACCTTCTTACCGCTAAAATAAGGTTCTTGTTGAAAGGCTTCTTCGGCTATCCAGGGTTCAATACGGCTACCGCTTACAGCGGAAGAAATAATGCCCACCGGCACGCCAAGCTTCTCTTGCAGCATTTTGGCAAAAAAATAGCCTGGAGCAGAGAACTGCCGCAGTGCGGAATCCTGTGCGATGCTCCATCCAGCATAGCTGCTATCGGGCTTCGCCAAAAACTTGTGTCGCACCAAAAACAAGCGGATATTGGGATTATTGGCCTGCTTGACGGCATTTTTCGGAAAATTATCGCGCTGTCCATCCTGCGGTAGTTTTTCCAACTTACGCATTTGGAACTCCATGTTGGATTGCCCCGAACAGAGCCATACCTCGCCGATCAACACATCGTTTAGCAGGATGGTATTATCCCCGCGAATTTCCAAAGTTTGCCCTTGGGCATTGGCCTTCATGGGCGACAGCATCAGCTTCCATTTTCCTTCGGCATCGGCTTGGCATTTTTTCGTCTGTCCGTTGAAACGCACCGTCACCTGTTCACCGGGGCGAGCTGTTCCAAAAATGGCCACGGGTTGTTGCTGTTGCAACACCATGTGATTTGCAAATATATTGGGAAGCACGACCGACGCATGTGCCGATAACGCGATCCAAAACATTCCTATTGCGAGGGCCAATCCTTTCATCAGTTCAATTTTTCAGCTTGCAACGAGGAGATACCATAAGCGGCTTCGGTAACCGAAGTTCCGGCATCCTTCACATCATAATCTTGATCGGTAGGGGTATCGGCATTTGGATAACGTCGTACTTCGCCTGTACGAAACGATACCTTGTTGATGTTTGCCACGGGCTGAAAGAACAGCTTCGTGCCTTTATCCTGTCCATTGATAGCCAGTTGGAAAGAGCGCGTAGACACGTCCGCGATGAGCGTAATCTGGTATTGCTCACCTGCTTTATAGGACTGCACGCCTGCATTTCTATAGCCGGCTTTATTTTTTATCTGCCCGTCTTTGTCGAAGATCAGGCGACAGGCTGCCTGCCCCCTATCATCGGTCAGCTCGATCTCCAACAGGC
This genomic window contains:
- a CDS encoding sialate O-acetylesterase, which translates into the protein MKGLALAIGMFWIALSAHASVVLPNIFANHMVLQQQQPVAIFGTARPGEQVTVRFNGQTKKCQADAEGKWKLMLSPMKANAQGQTLEIRGDNTILLNDVLIGEVWLCSGQSNMEFQMRKLEKLPQDGQRDNFPKNAVKQANNPNIRLFLVRHKFLAKPDSSYAGWSIAQDSALRQFSAPGYFFAKMLQEKLGVPVGIISSAVSGSRIEPWIAEEAFQQEPYFSGKKVGGDPGKFFESMIAPLAPYTLKGLLWYQGETNVFLKENIDYAYKFKTLIKSWRKLWNEDKLPVYFTQIAPFQYSLDEKGKERMARTVLPEFREAQDLLLQLPHTGRIVTTDLVDDVKDLHPTDKWDVGARFAAQALRKTYHLPVTADGPELAKVQYRNHKAVVHFKHADGLRVADGKPIVGFEVATADGQYVAASARIVGKTIELVHPANEKIKQVRFAWDEAAQPNLQNAAGIPALPFRTDNPYKNLKIK